Proteins from a genomic interval of Chanodichthys erythropterus isolate Z2021 chromosome 8, ASM2448905v1, whole genome shotgun sequence:
- the si:dkey-39a18.1 gene encoding uncharacterized protein si:dkey-39a18.1, translating to MGFSGKGLPVAGNGDWPSNKIRKHRSQSPFRDVSPVPSYFSEPVSFLQHGDVTGNLPRLPGVRGPLRDEDDDDDDVRSHKSLPAVMTKLTLQPRDERSHRHYKSHFISGLPPLVSTRCSLIVKGTGCKTVSKLPPITKSRKEIDPPRPPCRSGCRPDKTEFISAKPAHAMIHPKIVPVGQTSLSIKVHTVRENGPCLLPAKASGVSPRSRLTFQSPVVQAVYPISPDTMQQMRQTDRACQPLRSVLKKAPNGGVFDCPLAAHLLEPFSEFQEHLCRQILHSPLPYRAALPQLHIPYHQDQVDLLPARRGPYGSLMERTVELCNSQGQKLPKITMTCPTPSPKHLCRTEMRHAA from the exons ATGGGCTTTTCTGGCAAAGGCCTTCCCGTAGCTGGGAATGGAGACTG GCCCTCCAACAAAATCAGGAAACACAGAAGCCAATCCCCTTTTCGTGATGTTTCACCTGTACCATCATATTTCTCAGAACCGGTCTCATTCCTGCAACATGGG GATGTAACTGGCAATCTTCCCCGTCTCCCTGGTGTAAGGGGCCCACTCAGGGATGAAGATGATGACGACGATGATGTGCGGAGTCACAAGAGCTTGCCAGCGGTGATGACTAAATTAACCCTCCAACCCAGAGACGAGAGGTCACACAGACATTATAAGAGTCATTTCATATCTGGTTTACCCCCTCTCGTAAGCACCAG GTGCAGTTTGATTGTGAAAGGCACTGGATGCAAAACTGTCTCCAAACTCCCACCAATCACCAAATCCAGAAAGGAAATAGACCCCCCGAGACCACCTTGTAGGTCTGGATGCAG GCCGGACAAAACGGAATTCATTTCAGCTAAACCTGCTCATGCAATGATACATCCAAAAATTGTACCTGTCGGGCAGACATCTCTGTCTATCAAGGTGCACACTGTTCGAGAAAATGGGCCCTGCTTGCTTCCTGCCAAAGCCTCTGGAGTGTCCCCGAGATCTAGACTTACTTTCCAAAGTCCTGTAGTGCAGGCAGTGTACCCTATCAGTCCTGACACCATGCAACAGATGAGGCAGACTGACAGAGCGTGCCAGCCCCTGAGGTCTGTGCTGAAAAAAGCACCAAATGGAGGAGTGTTTGACTGCCCACTGGCGGCCCACCTGCTGGAGCCATTTTCTGAGTTTCAGGAGCATTTGTGCCGCCAGATTCTACACTCTCCACTGCCTTATCGTGCAGCTCTGCCACAGCTCCACATTCCTTATCACCAGGACCAGGTAGATCTTCTGCCTGCACGTAGAGGCCCATACGGTTCCCTGATGGAACGTACCGTGGAGCTCTGCAACTCCCAAGGACAAAAGCTTCCCAAAATCACCATGACCTGCCCAACACCTTCTCCGAAACACCTGTGTCGCACAGAGATGAGGCATGCAGCTTGA